One Gelria sp. Kuro-4 DNA segment encodes these proteins:
- a CDS encoding S-layer homology domain-containing protein codes for MLHAPYCNKPRPYTAHRPAAGRAAARAAALTLTLLLLLPAGTVPLKAQAPGGNFGVYLTGRERAVEFLQALRFRDLPAGPAAVPLLRLAAQGVLRGDGSGDIRPDAVITRQEAIVALVRLLGLEGEVAGAVRGTSSSASGGAGGAAPWAQGYVAVAGTHGITGGSAAQAVPGAGGPQQAWDAPATREEVAAWAVRALGPAAAAAGGASGLLATYTDGGEVSPEFRPLVERALELGLVEGPTPLRLAPHGGLTRAELAEILDALAHRLPPAPAATWQLGTITAQLAEDEDLGGRPVRSTLLEITGPGGSTSTLKLTVTPAGTPLKDTVVLRSGRLALGDSLRVGETIRYLVTGDGVVPFAEVLPDAVVTLTGTLEEIEPGAGTLRLRDAAGQSRSLALLSYTAVSIAGRPATPADLAAGETVTVRAAAGTAWEVAAAGSTPGTSTEPAGAVVSGRVRYRDAEHLALTLQNGEEVEYELSAATQVLAGGRTADLDAVQPGDRVEVRLGGADGTWVERLTVAGAAGRVAGLYRGRLGSFAPRGGEVILTEPERLEGGTWQPAGSAALRLPLSPAATLWLGGREVDLATAARYSGHDAYAAVNTGFGRPEALQLVIKTGQEKAYEGRVEEVNPALGEVKLSSGTIALSPGAIVLKAGRLTDAYALAEDDSIQALVSKEAAGSLGLVVQVLGRAEALPGALTVYKGQVDEVGQDAWTLDHYYTLSENEWDYHGRRASDDLGLSRDTLILSLLGAAPEVLTPAEFRQGYFRKQYGNVLALAVTEGDETLGLALWPEEDLGGERLSAGRVAGVAESGSGAILTLAEARDFSPAKNAWQTATSPQRLSLTGALVIKDGRAQTWEGLAVGDTVDVLRRGQQGLLILVKE; via the coding sequence ATGCTGCATGCTCCTTACTGCAATAAACCGCGCCCTTACACTGCGCACCGGCCCGCAGCCGGCCGGGCGGCCGCGCGCGCAGCGGCCCTAACATTGACCCTGCTCCTCCTGCTGCCGGCAGGCACAGTGCCCCTCAAGGCCCAGGCGCCGGGGGGCAACTTCGGCGTTTACCTCACCGGACGGGAACGGGCGGTGGAATTCCTGCAGGCGCTGCGCTTCCGCGACCTGCCTGCCGGGCCGGCCGCCGTGCCGCTGCTTCGCCTGGCGGCCCAGGGGGTGCTGCGCGGCGATGGCAGCGGGGACATCCGGCCGGACGCCGTCATCACCCGCCAGGAAGCCATCGTGGCCCTGGTCCGCCTGCTTGGCCTGGAAGGGGAGGTGGCCGGCGCGGTCCGGGGCACATCGAGTTCGGCGAGCGGCGGGGCTGGCGGGGCTGCCCCCTGGGCGCAGGGCTATGTGGCTGTGGCCGGTACGCACGGCATCACAGGAGGTTCAGCCGCCCAGGCGGTACCCGGTGCCGGCGGCCCGCAGCAGGCCTGGGACGCCCCGGCCACGCGCGAAGAGGTGGCCGCCTGGGCAGTACGGGCCCTGGGCCCGGCTGCAGCGGCCGCCGGTGGTGCCTCCGGACTCCTGGCTACTTATACCGATGGCGGTGAGGTGAGCCCGGAATTCAGGCCCTTGGTGGAACGAGCCTTGGAGCTGGGGCTGGTGGAGGGGCCGACTCCGCTGCGCCTGGCCCCGCACGGAGGTTTAACCCGGGCGGAACTTGCCGAGATCTTGGACGCGCTGGCACACCGGCTTCCTCCCGCCCCGGCGGCGACCTGGCAGCTGGGAACCATTACGGCCCAGCTCGCTGAAGACGAAGACCTGGGCGGGCGGCCCGTCCGTTCCACCCTCTTGGAAATCACCGGTCCCGGCGGCAGTACGTCTACCCTGAAACTCACGGTCACCCCGGCCGGCACGCCCCTCAAAGACACGGTGGTCCTCCGGAGCGGCCGCCTGGCCCTGGGCGACAGCCTGCGCGTCGGTGAGACGATTCGTTACCTGGTCACGGGCGACGGGGTGGTGCCCTTCGCCGAGGTGCTGCCCGACGCTGTGGTTACCTTGACGGGTACGCTGGAGGAGATTGAACCCGGTGCCGGGACGCTGCGGCTGCGCGATGCAGCCGGGCAGAGCCGTTCTCTGGCGCTTTTGTCCTATACCGCCGTCAGCATAGCCGGCCGGCCGGCCACGCCCGCGGACCTGGCGGCGGGTGAAACAGTCACGGTGAGGGCGGCGGCGGGCACCGCCTGGGAGGTGGCCGCGGCAGGCAGCACGCCCGGCACCTCCACAGAGCCGGCGGGCGCGGTGGTGAGCGGCCGGGTTCGTTACCGCGATGCCGAGCACTTGGCCCTTACCCTGCAAAATGGAGAAGAAGTGGAGTATGAGCTCAGCGCCGCCACTCAAGTGCTCGCTGGTGGCCGCACGGCCGACCTGGACGCGGTGCAGCCGGGCGACCGGGTGGAGGTCCGGCTCGGTGGGGCGGATGGTACCTGGGTGGAACGCCTTACCGTCGCCGGGGCCGCCGGCCGGGTGGCGGGGCTCTACCGGGGCCGGCTCGGCTCTTTCGCGCCGCGGGGCGGCGAGGTCATCCTTACGGAGCCCGAGCGCCTGGAGGGCGGCACCTGGCAGCCTGCCGGGAGCGCCGCTCTGCGCCTGCCCCTTTCCCCTGCCGCCACCCTCTGGCTGGGTGGTCGGGAGGTGGACCTGGCCACCGCCGCCCGCTACAGCGGCCACGATGCCTATGCCGCCGTAAACACCGGTTTCGGGCGGCCCGAGGCCCTGCAGCTGGTGATCAAAACCGGACAGGAGAAGGCCTACGAAGGCCGGGTGGAAGAGGTGAACCCGGCCTTGGGTGAGGTGAAGCTCTCTTCGGGAACAATCGCCCTCAGCCCCGGCGCCATCGTCCTCAAAGCCGGGCGCCTTACCGATGCTTATGCTCTGGCGGAAGACGACAGCATACAGGCCCTGGTGAGCAAGGAAGCCGCCGGCAGCCTGGGGCTGGTGGTGCAGGTGCTCGGCCGGGCGGAGGCCCTGCCCGGTGCGCTCACCGTGTACAAGGGGCAGGTGGACGAGGTGGGCCAGGACGCCTGGACGCTCGACCACTACTACACGCTCAGCGAGAACGAGTGGGACTACCACGGCCGCCGGGCCAGCGACGACCTGGGGCTCAGCCGGGATACGCTCATTTTGAGCCTCCTCGGAGCTGCGCCGGAGGTTCTCACCCCGGCCGAGTTCCGCCAGGGGTACTTCCGGAAGCAGTACGGCAATGTGCTGGCCCTGGCGGTGACCGAGGGCGATGAGACCCTGGGCCTGGCCCTATGGCCCGAGGAAGATCTGGGAGGCGAGCGGCTTTCGGCCGGGCGCGTGGCCGGCGTTGCTGAAAGCGGCAGCGGCGCCATCCTCACCCTGGCAGAGGCGCGCGACTTCAGCCCCGCCAAGAACGCCTGGCAGACGGCCACCTCGCCCCAGCGGCTCAGCCTCACCGGGGCCCTGGTGATCAAGGACGGCCGTGCGCAAACGTGGGAAGGCCTGGCGGTCGGCGATACGGTGGACGTCCTTCGCCGCGGGCAGCAGGGACTTCTCATCCTGGTGAAGGAGTGA